AGGTGGCAGAATGTCTAGGCATTAAAATCTGTATGAAACGGCCTAACCTTATTCTGCACTCAAGAGCATACGACGAAtgaatgaatatatatatatatatatatatatatatatatatatatatatatatatatatatatatatatatatatatatatatatatatatatatatatatatatatatatatatattctgcgcCTTTTACTTTACAGAATTACAATGTCCAGTTCATCGTTAAGTTACTTTCTATTTTTCATTTTAATGTGGGccgtcgcagtggctcagtggttatggcgctaggctggtGTCCcgtagacgcgggttcgatcccggccgtggcggtcgaatttcgatggaggcgaaatgctagtgtgtactgtgcgatgtcagtgcacgttaaagaaccccaggtggtcaaaatttctgaagcccttaaCTGCGGTGtacctcatagcccgagtcgcttcgggaaattaaaccccgataaactatTTTAATGTCATCGTCCTTACGAATTACCCATATACTGATTTGGGTCTAAGACAAATGTTAGCAAGCCTCAGGACAACTTTTCAAACCGCTGAGGAGGAACAGCTCTGTGTTATTGCGCCCTGGATGCGCTGAAGACAGAAAAACTGTCGATTATGTTGCCTTCCTAAATATTGGCGAAGATGCCAGGGCTGGTAAACATACTTATGATGTCGATATTGCCAATGGTTTAATAGAACACGGTTACTAATCTTGACAGCAGTTCAATGTGTCTCGCTCGTGGGATCGGGGAATCATCAGAGGAAATAACTTGTCAAGGAAAAAAACATTCCTGTCAGACATATACCGTATACTGTCTCGCAAGTTCAGTGAATTTCGAAGCCAACTTCAAACCGACAATAACGAGGGAACCCCGTATAAAGTCCCTCTCCTTTCTCTAAATTCATATTTCGCGCTGCATACTTCGCGAGCACGCAGATTTTTAAAAACTTCCAACCCCTCTAGTGAGGTCCATTTGACGCGAGCATTAGCAATCGAGGGCCCAACTCAAAGGCACCAATATTGCTGGTCGCTAGTTGTCCCGTTGTTGTGTCATTTCTGTACTTCAGAGGTGCAACTTTATAAAGGTTGGCACAGTAGCATAAAAGCAGAAAATTTTTGGACATCAATAAAAACGTTTCGCTACTACTCCTGAGGGATCCAATGATTATGTAGTTACGTGCCAGTTAGCGAAGGCTACACTTTGAACTTAACAGATCCAGAAAAGCCTGTGTGTGCTTCGGCTCGAGTACTGAATGAGCTGGAGGAAATGAATGACTGAGTGATGAAGTGCGGTTCGATGAATGGAAGCAAGTGGTCCTGGCGTAGGAGGGATTCTTTTCAGAATCACTTCAAAATATATATTCACGGCTAAACATCAGGCGTCAATCATCTTCAGCTGATGGACGCTTGATGATCTGACCATCAAGACGCCATCTAAAATTCTTCACAATCTTGCATTCTTCGCAGTTCTTCACAGCTGCTGCTGTCTGCGCCCTTGTGGCATGCAGCGTCTTCGCTGAAGATGCTGCCAAGGAGGACAAGGAGGTCGAAGGTCGTGGAGGCATCCTCGGCGGTGGCCTCTTAGTCGGTGGCATCGGTGCCGGAGTGGGAGCTGGTCTCGGAGGCGCTGGGATCGGCCGTGGATTCGGAGTAGTTGGCGGTGCCGGTTACGGTGGAGCTGGTCTTGTCGGTCCCGGAGTCGTTGGCACTGGACTCGTTGGAGCAGGTGGCCTCGGATATGGTGGTCTTGGCAGTGGTGGTCTTGGATATGGCCGTCTGGGATATGGCGGTCTTGGATTTGGAGGTGCCGGATATGGTGGCCTCGGCTATGGCGGTCTTAGAAATGGTCGTATCGGTTATGGAGGTCTTGGATATGGTGGTCTTGGCAGTGGTGGTCTTGGATACGGTCGTCTTGGATATGGAGGTCTCGGCTATGGCGGTGCCGGGTATGGTGGCCTCGGTTATGGTGGCCTTAGAAACGGTCGTCTCGGATACGGTGGTCTCGGATACGGCGGTCTCGGAGGAATTGGAGGCGGCTACCAGTCCGGTTACGGATCCTCGGCTGGCGGCTACCAGGGCGGATACCTGGGCGGCGCCACCGGCTACAACCAGGGATCCGCTGGCTATGCCGGAGGTGCCTCCAACAGGAACGTGAACGCCTACAGCAACAACCAGGGCTACAGCCACAGCTCTGGCTTCTCCGCCAGCGACAGCAAGAGCTTCGGCTCCGGCCACAAACAGGGCTCCGCGGGTTTCGGTAGCGGCACTGCTGGACACCAGGCTGGCTTCGGCCAGTCGTCGTTTGGAAAGGCCGCCGGGGCTGGCTTCGGTGGAGGTTACCTTGGCTAAAGGTACGCACTTTACGTCTGAGTGTCCTCAAGACTAATTGTACTGTTCGTTTTAGTGTCCCACCTATGTTTGAGGTCGGTCTGAGGCTCATCATACTCTAAAGGCTGGAGATGCATTGAGGAAATTTTCAAGACAgttcatagactgtctatacactgtctatgaGTAGTGCAAATATATCTGAGAAAATGTAGAATGCTGTAAACCTATCGCAAGTTGTTAGTTGTTAGCTCCTAAGGGGAGCGTAAAGTCTACAGGTATTTTTGTTACGAAGCATTCGGTATTCACGAAAGAAGACAAGATGACTTGGCGGGTAGCCAGGGCAGCAGGCAGAATGTACAGTAGTTGTTGGGTGGTGATGGCGTTAAAGCGCCTTACTCTGAGCACGTCGGAATTTGCTCCGCCTGTGTCGCATAGCCTAAACGAAATATTACTCCAACCACTGCCTCAGGAAGGCCAGGCGGGTGCATACGAACATAGAGAACTGAATGTTATCTTACAAACGAAACTTTGGAAATAAGCCGACAGATGCGTACCTTTCATAGAACGTGAATACTTTTAATCATTCTTATATTTTACCTTTGAGAGAGGGGAGTTGACTGGAGCACAAATTTAAGGAAGTAGTAGTCATGGAGCAATAATTTCGCTCTCttattattttgctgttttttttcactTCCAGAGACGACGCCATCTTAACGTACTACGTCGTCACCGTTCCTGATTCCAAAGAGTCTCACCAGAGGCGCCTAAAGAGTCAATAAAGACTGATCTCTTGAACTAGGCCAATTGTGTATATATTTTGTAATCATTTGTCACGCCAGCAAAAAGAAACCTTTCCTCCGTGGGTGGAATGGAGCACCCACAAGAACTGTTGACAGCCCTGTAGATGGTATGTCAGCTAGCTGTTATATCTGCTATAATGTATGCACACACAGACGAGAGGATGGTTGATTTGAAAACACCACTGGTACCGAATATATGCCTCTCAGCATGCGAAAACCGTTACGCTTACCGAATATTTCTGGACAAAAAGCATTTTCGAGGAAGAaaccgcttatgaacgcaattttttcatataatagaAGATTTCATTAAAACAATCAATATGTCCCTAGATCACCTGACGCAATCTTGCATTTTTATTATATTAacgtttttcctatcgtcaaagGTGTCCCCCActggctttctatggcagtcttaactgcttgatgcgatcgatggaaacactttaaaagaaagattgcgCCACATATCAGATGAATGAACGATTATCTccaatatttccacaacagtatcttacaagtttcccattttcaaaattcttgtccgagaatgttggacatgtgccgGTCTCATACAAATACTCTTTTGACCCACTGTCGCCTCTTGAACATTCTTGAACGCATGAACATTCATGCGCATCTTCAGTTAAGCAGAAAATAATTTCCAGAGCTCAGCTGTGAAACTATTCGCGAAATTGATGTATATCCCTCGCTCTTACTCTTGTCTTCAACAAACTCTTTTTTATGcctgctttatatatatatacccacacacAAAAACACTTCCTAGCGCCGCTGATTTCGATTAAAAACAAGTATTTTTCCGCCTAAATGTATCCAGACCTAAAGAATGCCATTTCGCTAGCTTTGCAAAGCAGAACATCAAGAATAAATATCTTATATGCGCGTAAAATAAGTTATATATGTTAATACATCAGAATCTGGTTTATtgcagtttaacgtcccaaagctactcaggcaattagggacgccgtagtgaagggctccggaaattcgaccacctggggttctttaacgtgcactgaggaAGCTATATTTCTGCAGGTCTGAGTTTAGGGTCCAAATAAGGCGGCAGAAATCTTGAAAATTGGCCTTCAGTTATTCTTTGCTAAAATGCGCTGTCAGCCGGGTGGATGTTTCATGCAATTTTGAAATAACGCAAACTCTT
The genomic region above belongs to Amblyomma americanum isolate KBUSLIRL-KWMA chromosome 9, ASM5285725v1, whole genome shotgun sequence and contains:
- the LOC144104607 gene encoding uncharacterized protein LOC144104607; the protein is MKFFTAAAVCALVACSVFAEDAAKEDKEVEGRGGILGGGLLVGGIGAGVGAGLGGAGIGRGFGVVGGAGYGGAGLVGPGVVGTGLVGAGGLGYGGLGSGGLGYGRLGYGGLGFGGAGYGGLGYGGLRNGRIGYGGLGYGGLGSGGLGYGRLGYGGLGYGGAGYGGLGYGGLRNGRLGYGGLGYGGLGGIGGGYQSGYGSSAGGYQGGYLGGATGYNQGSAGYAGGASNRNVNAYSNNQGYSHSSGFSASDSKSFGSGHKQGSAGFGSGTAGHQAGFGQSSFGKAAGAGFGGGYLG